The Fibrobacter sp. UWB2 genome window below encodes:
- a CDS encoding putative DNA modification/repair radical SAM protein: MDLRDKLNILGDAAKYDVSCSSSGSKRNSPKGGMGCGHSSGICHTWSADGRCISLLKVLFSNACKYDCAYCVNRRSNDIPRATFTPKELINLTLEFYRRNYIEGLFLSSAVIGTPDYTMELLIKVAKELRLVHHFGGYIHLKAIPGASSRLLFEAGLYADRSSVNIEIPSDKQLQYLAPEKNFASIYRPMNFLAERKLEYKTDKSKYSPKFLPAGQSTQMIVGASGETDFQILTLSAGFYKQQQMKRVYFSGYVPINADKRLPVITTKPPLLREHRLYQADWLMRFYKFEYNEILDEKNPFLDPDLDPKVMWALRHPECFPVDLQTADYEMILRVPGIGVRSAQLIVSGRRYSKIRLEHLKKMGVVLKRAKYFIYDSDVPRELHKLYPEMIRPLLIAGKPKNDQLDLFDTMPAALPQPKAAPYTNALSIANN; this comes from the coding sequence ATGGATTTACGCGATAAACTGAACATTCTAGGCGATGCCGCCAAGTACGATGTTTCGTGCTCGTCGAGCGGTTCCAAGCGCAATTCGCCAAAAGGCGGGATGGGGTGCGGGCATAGCTCAGGCATTTGCCATACGTGGAGCGCCGATGGACGCTGCATTTCGCTTTTAAAAGTGCTGTTCAGTAACGCCTGCAAGTACGATTGCGCCTATTGCGTGAACCGACGCAGTAACGACATCCCGAGAGCAACTTTCACGCCCAAAGAACTCATCAACCTTACGTTGGAATTTTACCGCCGTAATTACATTGAAGGGCTTTTCTTGAGTTCGGCTGTGATTGGTACGCCTGATTACACAATGGAACTGTTAATTAAGGTGGCTAAGGAATTGCGATTGGTACACCATTTTGGCGGTTACATCCATTTAAAGGCGATTCCTGGCGCAAGTTCTAGGCTTTTGTTCGAGGCCGGGCTTTATGCCGACCGCAGCAGCGTGAATATCGAAATCCCTTCGGACAAGCAATTGCAATACCTTGCTCCCGAAAAGAATTTTGCATCCATTTACCGTCCGATGAATTTCTTGGCGGAACGCAAGCTTGAATACAAAACGGACAAGTCCAAGTACTCTCCGAAGTTCTTGCCGGCAGGGCAGAGCACACAGATGATTGTCGGAGCATCGGGGGAGACCGACTTCCAAATTTTGACGCTTTCGGCGGGCTTTTATAAGCAACAGCAAATGAAGCGTGTTTATTTCTCGGGGTATGTACCCATAAACGCGGACAAGCGCTTGCCTGTAATCACCACAAAACCGCCGCTTTTACGCGAACACCGGCTTTATCAGGCCGACTGGCTCATGCGCTTTTACAAGTTCGAGTACAACGAGATTCTCGACGAGAAGAATCCATTCCTAGACCCGGATTTAGATCCGAAAGTGATGTGGGCGCTTCGCCATCCGGAATGCTTCCCGGTCGATTTGCAAACTGCTGATTATGAGATGATTTTGCGCGTGCCAGGCATTGGCGTGAGGTCAGCACAGCTCATTGTCAGTGGAAGGCGTTATTCTAAAATCAGGCTCGAGCATTTAAAGAAGATGGGGGTGGTGCTTAAGCGCGCGAAATACTTCATCTACGATAGCGACGTACCGCGAGAACTCCACAAGCTTTATCCCGAGATGATCCGTCCCTTGCTCATTGCAGGCAAGCCCAAGAACGATCAACTAGATCTGTTCGACACCATGCCCGCCGCACTGCCACAGCCCAAAGCCGCACCATACACTAACGCTTTGTCAATCGCAAACAACTAA
- a CDS encoding TIGR03915 family putative DNA repair protein, with the protein MSLAIHYDSTFDGFLSAVFEIYRQHLDVSCFVAERTYEAEHEAATDLFALPFHVETSEDSANRLKRAITNAASKDVLNLLETCFRSEDANIEMNILAYLRKLFAGLDPNYGRNPSSLEMIPLITIARSVRREMDNMYGMVRFNKAPDGMYIAEIEPKYDILEMIVGHFRCRYPNGSWAIIDVKRGFGVYYENYRTHFVTVPDPSYISAHAPPDEFTRMWKSYYDTMAIKERLNPRLLRRCLPVRYWKHLPERSLSNYTAKCTGNIAPSQLPSEVAKSNASASIRLK; encoded by the coding sequence ATGTCCCTCGCGATTCATTACGATTCTACTTTCGACGGCTTCTTGAGTGCCGTTTTCGAGATTTACCGCCAACATCTCGATGTTTCTTGCTTTGTTGCCGAACGCACATACGAAGCTGAACACGAAGCAGCGACAGACCTTTTCGCACTGCCCTTCCATGTCGAAACGTCCGAAGACTCCGCCAACCGCCTCAAGCGAGCCATTACCAATGCGGCAAGTAAAGACGTCTTGAATTTGCTCGAAACGTGTTTCCGTTCCGAAGACGCGAACATTGAGATGAACATTCTTGCGTACTTGCGCAAGCTTTTTGCGGGGCTAGACCCGAATTACGGTCGCAATCCGTCAAGTCTCGAAATGATTCCGCTCATTACCATTGCGCGTTCCGTGCGTCGCGAGATGGACAACATGTATGGAATGGTGCGTTTCAACAAAGCTCCCGATGGTATGTACATCGCCGAAATCGAGCCGAAGTATGACATTCTCGAAATGATTGTCGGGCATTTCCGATGCCGTTACCCCAACGGCTCATGGGCGATTATCGATGTCAAGCGAGGCTTTGGCGTCTATTACGAGAATTACCGAACACATTTTGTAACGGTTCCCGACCCGAGTTACATTTCAGCGCACGCCCCTCCAGATGAATTCACGCGCATGTGGAAGTCTTACTACGACACGATGGCTATCAAGGAGCGGCTCAACCCGCGCCTCCTTCGACGTTGCCTGCCGGTACGCTATTGGAAACACCTTCCAGAACGCTCGTTGTCTAATTACACGGCAAAATGCACCGGAAACATAGCGCCGTCACAACTCCCATCTGAAGTCGCGAAGTCAAACGCATCCGCATCCATAAGGCTCAAATAG
- a CDS encoding cellulase family glycosylhydrolase, producing MEKIKDMNGSSVKPGFFVQDSFLYSKDNEKVVLRGVNHMFIWTDREGKTIPEIAKTGANCVRIVWNTRGRISDLDNIISLCIANGMIPIPEIHDTTGNWDRLSDALEFWLREETLQMIYNHQEYLILNIGNEPGDKAQSADEFFNAYNIIVTKLRASGVRVPIMIDADEWGQNEKNLLNVGPKLLQADPEHNLIFSIHMWWPTERHNPVATGYETVKDRIKGTLEESLKRKIPLIVGEFAPVAAGGVREIPYKFIMSECERLNIGWLAWSWGPGNFDSPEMDMTVHGSYNTLIGWGKEVAVDSPLGIQNTSVIPNFIQNKDFTTGSQGTGANIIENGEFNAEDPLSGWTTDFWGGKGDVTVKDGVVHFDIKKGGKDSWNLQFKQHFALHKGVTYIFSMRAKADKPRTLNVNIKKDCESYTPYANGRILDLSTSWQNFSWKFTMKEETDVDAVLIFDMGGVPISWNLADVSLVHARSVADRLNRTFQRNVQKNSGYFNAPNGPWELHLYSTDGKLLEILDKGKGGEGMRQYPKIERSGIMVIKDLG from the coding sequence ATGGAGAAAATTAAAGACATGAACGGCTCATCTGTGAAACCGGGCTTTTTCGTTCAAGATTCTTTTCTGTATAGCAAGGACAACGAAAAGGTTGTTCTTCGTGGTGTAAACCACATGTTTATTTGGACGGATCGTGAAGGCAAGACCATTCCCGAAATTGCAAAGACTGGCGCAAATTGTGTAAGAATTGTTTGGAATACTCGTGGCCGCATCAGCGACCTCGACAATATCATTTCGCTTTGTATTGCCAACGGCATGATTCCTATCCCGGAAATTCATGACACGACCGGTAACTGGGACCGCCTGAGCGACGCCCTTGAATTTTGGCTTCGCGAAGAAACACTCCAGATGATTTACAATCATCAGGAATACTTGATTTTGAACATCGGTAACGAACCGGGCGACAAAGCCCAAAGTGCCGATGAATTTTTCAATGCATACAACATCATCGTCACAAAGCTCCGCGCCTCTGGCGTGCGTGTGCCGATCATGATCGACGCCGATGAATGGGGCCAGAACGAAAAGAATTTGTTGAACGTGGGCCCGAAGCTTTTGCAGGCCGACCCTGAACACAACTTGATTTTCTCGATTCACATGTGGTGGCCGACCGAACGCCACAATCCAGTGGCTACAGGTTACGAAACTGTCAAGGACCGCATCAAGGGGACGCTCGAAGAATCCCTCAAGCGTAAGATTCCGCTGATTGTTGGCGAATTTGCTCCGGTGGCTGCTGGCGGCGTCCGTGAAATCCCGTACAAGTTTATCATGTCGGAATGCGAACGCTTGAACATCGGCTGGCTCGCATGGAGCTGGGGCCCGGGTAACTTCGACAGTCCAGAAATGGATATGACGGTTCACGGCTCCTACAACACGCTTATTGGCTGGGGCAAGGAAGTCGCTGTCGATAGCCCTCTTGGCATCCAGAACACAAGCGTGATTCCGAACTTTATCCAGAACAAGGATTTCACGACCGGTTCTCAGGGAACTGGCGCGAACATCATTGAAAACGGTGAATTCAACGCCGAAGATCCGCTTTCTGGCTGGACGACCGACTTCTGGGGTGGAAAGGGCGATGTCACCGTCAAGGATGGCGTCGTGCATTTCGACATCAAGAAGGGCGGCAAGGATTCCTGGAATCTCCAGTTCAAACAGCACTTTGCGCTCCACAAGGGCGTGACGTACATCTTCAGCATGCGCGCCAAGGCTGATAAGCCGCGTACGCTCAACGTGAACATCAAGAAGGACTGCGAAAGCTATACGCCGTATGCAAACGGCCGTATTCTTGACTTGAGCACGAGCTGGCAGAACTTCAGCTGGAAATTCACGATGAAGGAAGAGACCGACGTCGACGCCGTGCTCATCTTCGACATGGGCGGTGTTCCGATTTCCTGGAATCTCGCAGATGTTTCGCTTGTTCACGCCCGCAGCGTTGCCGACCGCTTGAACAGAACGTTCCAGCGCAACGTGCAAAAGAACTCCGGTTATTTCAATGCTCCGAACGGCCCGTGGGAATTGCATCTGTACTCCACAGATGGCAAGCTCCTCGAAATTCTCGACAAGGGCAAGGGCGGGGAAGGCATGCGTCAATACCCGAAGATCGAACGCAGCGGCATCATGGTCATCAAAGACCTCGGCTAA
- a CDS encoding formate/nitrite transporter family protein: protein MRSAEHQVGKVLIVFLPVMVFILSGFEHCIADMFYFSLAGDFSMTMLKALVAITIGNSIGGGLIPLMQKLNAKSAKA, encoded by the coding sequence TTGCGCTCGGCGGAACACCAGGTCGGGAAAGTGCTTATCGTGTTCCTCCCGGTGATGGTCTTTATCTTGAGCGGTTTCGAGCACTGCATTGCCGACATGTTCTATTTTTCGCTTGCAGGCGATTTCTCAATGACGATGCTCAAGGCGCTTGTCGCGATTACGATTGGCAATTCCATTGGCGGCGGGCTCATCCCGCTCATGCAAAAGTTGAACGCCAAGTCCGCGAAAGCTTAA
- the grpE gene encoding nucleotide exchange factor GrpE codes for MAEEKNPEQNVEPNDAERAQFEQDVLKATQDAMNLEAEANASAGSATDNANAEKPADVEGQNAEAPKAEEKAAEQPAAPSAEEVLKQQLADANDRFVRLMAEFENFRRRNAKEQLELIETANGKLLEKLSEVQDNFERAFASENKAKDLEAFEKGMQMIYNQFAKVLTDAGLEQIDPTGKEFDPNLHEALMQQPSETIPEGHVVTVFQKGYKLKNKILKTAKVIVSSGK; via the coding sequence ATGGCTGAAGAAAAGAATCCGGAACAGAATGTTGAACCGAACGATGCCGAACGTGCTCAATTTGAACAGGATGTGCTGAAAGCCACCCAGGACGCAATGAATCTCGAAGCTGAAGCCAATGCTTCGGCAGGCTCAGCAACCGACAATGCCAACGCCGAAAAGCCCGCTGACGTAGAAGGTCAAAATGCAGAAGCACCAAAGGCCGAAGAAAAAGCCGCCGAACAGCCCGCAGCACCTTCCGCCGAAGAAGTTTTGAAACAGCAGCTTGCCGATGCTAACGACCGTTTTGTGCGTCTGATGGCCGAATTCGAAAACTTCCGCCGCCGTAATGCCAAGGAACAGCTTGAACTCATCGAAACTGCGAACGGCAAGCTTCTCGAAAAGCTCTCTGAAGTCCAGGACAATTTCGAACGTGCTTTCGCCAGCGAAAACAAAGCCAAGGATCTCGAAGCCTTCGAAAAAGGCATGCAGATGATTTACAACCAGTTCGCCAAGGTTCTCACGGACGCAGGACTTGAACAGATTGACCCGACCGGCAAGGAATTCGACCCGAACCTCCACGAAGCTCTGATGCAGCAGCCCTCCGAAACTATCCCGGAAGGTCATGTTGTCACCGTATTCCAGAAGGGTTACAAGCTCAAGAACAAAATCTTGAAGACCGCAAAAGTCATCGTATCCTCCGGGAAATAA